The region tccattgatatatcattacatacaacattaatcctctattaatggttcataattaaaagggaataaaattactgttttatccttttagttatatcttgttcctagagtagcattgactttactagtaaaTGTTACAAGTTTGCGACTTGAGCGCTCATAAACTTTTatgttccaaaagtcaacctaatagggaacaattattcaatctataagaaggtatagattccatatctgttaaactacgtcctcAACCATATACattattgagtccccaaaatattTGTTCTTAGGTTGATCAttatgacaaaccttaacgcatgaatcaaatgatcagatgataTAGATAGGAGTTTAtagtaacctcaagattaagatcatcatgtatatgatatCGTTTgacgtgtttgattaatactatcaaacggtgtttaaacaagtattcataaatcacatctggtccagttctacatactctcagcatgcaaagtacctcctttaaagtgtcctactacattagtaacCCTGATCtatgtcacatgtattcataatactagtgacccgtactagcagtaattaatctaaagattccataactttattttattgcgaactatttaagtttattatcttactctcgatcctcccataccaatatgagattaagaccacatagataaactttgaaattGTTTTAAATTTactttatattatcatataatatcatacatagtctatatataataataattcaattcaattatttatttcatttaaaacatttgtcaactacaattgctttaaaggTATTATTCCTAACACATGTATATTAGAACTACAAtggtatgtgaatgtggtgttgttTGCTTTTCccatggggaaggcttttgaatgtgctAATCATGCTTGATGGGTAAAGTTATTGACTGCAAACTAACATAGAGGTTAagtacccaaggcagttaattGGACCTGGTGGTGTTTATATTGAGGCTGGGAATTATAGCCAGGGCCTGAGCCCTTCGCCTGCCACTCAGAAttggcagcaggtgtttacagatatgcaagcaagattgTTGAGGCAAGAGGAAGATATTAGATGTTTAAAATAACAGGttttgtcagggaacacctcttcctttgttatgccagaaATGACACCAATTTTttctcagcctagggttgagaacatgtgggaatttctatatgagagatttcaggaatattacaCTCCAGGTTTTGAGGGAgtcctagatccattcagagctaaacaatggatgggcatgatcagtttcGTCCTCGACAATATGAGGGTGGTAGGTCATggtagggtgatctgtgctacttaTGTTTTACGGGAAGATTcctggatttggtgggaagtggtatcccagacacgagatacaactgcaATGAACTTGAAataatttaggcagttgtttaatgagatgTATTATTGTGAGCAGTTAAGACTAcaaagacaaatgaatttctgaaCCTGGTTTAGGGAAACACAatagtaacagagtatgttaacaaatttggtGGGTTTGCCAAGTTTTTTTTatacatggtacccacagatgtagctcagaaggagtgatttatccaaggattgaattcCGGGATAGCTCAAGGTATTAGAATCGCCCcaatacatgagatctctacctatgcttaggTGGTGGGGAAGGCTCTTgatgttgagagcacaggaaatgtgAATTGGAAGAAAAGTATCGGAGAGCACAGAGCTCAAGCAATGATACCTTCGTTTATTAGATAAGGCAGGggtagaggccccagtgatcacaAAAGAAAAGTTGATAACATTTTCAGTACCCTTGGACTAGATAAGGGGTTCTGAAATGATGAGATAGGTCATCAGAGTGAGGATGACTATTTGAAACTCTACCCAAAATGCACTTGGTACAATAGGCATCATCTGGGGGAATGCCGAGCAAAATCATGTTTCTTATGTAGGATTATTGGTCACTTCAAGAGGATTGCCCATGGCTAAGGAAGGATGAACCAAAGGGGGTGaacaactcgactccagctcgagtgtttgctaTAACGCAGTCAGAGTCAGAGGCTGAGACTAaggctggttcctcagtagtggcaggtcagcttccTGGTTTTGACTGTTATATTATGTTGATTGATTTttgtgccatgttgttctttgttttGTTGCATTTAGTAGAAGCATAGATTTAGTAAGTGGATTACGTGGTTAAGAtgtgatgagaatttggaacCCTACTGGTAATtattaagagatgggttaggttatTGTGGGAGAAGATTCATTAGTTGAGTtaaatagagttggttatgaccgactttgatatgatcctggttatggattggttagccaaatttggggcaaccatagattgcaaggaaaagatggtaacccttgggcttgagggtgagaaaccctttatATGTGtttgcactgtgcatggaccctgtatacTTATAAtatttgtacttagagctagagatctattgctagATGGTTGCATAGgtttcttagctagtgtggttgataccacttatacaacaccctactacccagggaccattacgctgtgtattttaaacagtgctaaacttgctagccgagtcatttggctataatcgtgtaactaaatgtgattaatggtttagggttaaaaattttggtcaaagatacagcgtttcactaaaacgtttactatatacattgggatcccaaaatagattTTAAGCGCGGCTGTGGTAGTCgggcagccgcatatgtacacatcgtcacctaagctctccaactcaaggatggtcaagctttcttttacctttacctgcaccacatagcacccgtgagccgaggcttagcaagaaaactcaaacatgcacataagcagacaataacatgtcacaaaatcataataagcatgcctagcagtaataacgatattcatgcatgtaggaaagtacaaataaatgtttatggagtcctgcaccctgagtagatgactaataagtctttctggggAACTGCCCCTAAATAGATGAccaataagtctctctggggaaatgtgccctgaatagatgactaataagtctctttggggtcctgcgccctaagccatgtgacatgtcagtcacctgagccttttagccctggctctgagtaaatAGCCTTAGgttagccaagcgctttagttttcttcgaccaattgTTTAGTCAAgtatttaatgctcatgttgattagatataatcatttCGGCCTACGTTAAATATGCTAATGCCGctcttaactcataagtcaattccgtACGACTTGCGCTCAATACCATTGTCAATGATGACTGATAAATTAGaacttcacgaccagtactaaacaccattgctgaatctgactaataagtcagtgctttctCAATGAGGTGATgaaaacaaacatatatcatatgtcaaatatctagatataaggcattcaacatgcttaaatcaataatcaatagcataatcataatcatgcacaattatagagactcaagctctgatcaattccatgttcaacattcatgccatgccataaccatatgtatcacatactgagtgcaattttcttaccttaggttcgagcataaaataaataaagaacgacccttgagaacgatctgtcctTAGGCCCCTTAAGTGTCACCTAATTATAACCAAATATGAtgttccatcaataaaatgagtaataaaagggtCATGGACTAAAATCCAgctcccaggacctcgaatcctactaaaatcaCTACAAAAATTTTGCTTATATATTACGttaaaatattacatatatttagaagtgttataaatatatactaataaAAAAAAAGCTGAAATTTTACCTAGGAGGCGTGAAGTGAAAATATAGCgccaaatgaaaatgaaaaatatcatttgggggtttcctctctctctctctcattcagaTTCTGCTCACCCTAATCACGCctcatcctctctctctctcgcctTCATTTTATCAGTTCCCTCTCCATTCTCCATCGCGCTCTCTCTCACCGAGTCTATCGACTCTCTCCATCACGCCATGACCACGCCTAGCTAAAGTTCTCTCTCTAACAGAGTCTATCGACTCTCTCTTCCTCAAGCCCCGATACTCTAAAGTCTGACTGAACAACACCACGTTTAGTCTCTCTTCACTCTTTCTCGTTGAGCTGTTGGAGCACACACGAGCACGGAGCAGCTAAACCAAGACCCAGGTAACCCAATCACTCACGAAGTTGTTAGTTTCTTCtataggtttttttttctttttcatatttcaaattaatatcaagaaagtgttttgaatattgattatatatatttgtttctaaTTGAGATAACACAGAAAATTAAAAGTAGAGAGGTTGTATGGTAGCTAATTTAAACACTCACAGGGCCTCTCTTTCTCACGCTCTCCTCTTTCCCTCGCCTCTCTCAAATTTCACCTCACTGAAGCCTCTCTCGGAGTAGCTCAAGAGGTAAggcatttttattttttttaactttgattttgATATTTAGTGTTTTAGTTTGTTAAGTAAAACTTGTGTtgatttttgttttggttttgggGTATTATCAGTGGGCAATGAATGGTTGCCCAACACTGGTTACTGAAATCACTCCAGGGCTGCTTCTGAAAGATGCTGCTTATGCTGCTGCTGCATATGTTTATTATGAGCTTTTAAATTACATGACCTTTAAAGATTGGTCTGTCAATTCTTTACTTTGATATCTATATTGTCAACTAACTAGTTTATCTTTCTAAATTAAAATTCATGAATTATTGCTGCATTTAAATTAGGCTCATGATTTGCTTCCATGAGATCTGTAGTTTGATTCTTCTCTATAGCAAAATGTTCAAGTTTTCTGCCTATTAGGGTTTATCAAGAGGAACCAGTACTAAAAAAAGTGTGTTGACTTGTTAAACTTAATAACTTGATAGAATTGATATCTGGTCTAGTGTGTTAATTAGGTGGGGTTCGGGTGGGGAAATGGTGCGTGTAGCATGATGCGTTTTAATGTTAGCCTCAATTTTATGCATACAGTTTTGATGAGAATAGTGCATACGATTGGTACACTATTGTTGAAGGGTTGTAATATTTTGTTCTCAACATGTTAAAGTGCCTGAATTCGCCCCAACTGATAGTGTCAATTGTTTTGATGAATAATAGTGCCAGAAGTGGTTAGGATTACTTGACTTGTTCACCCTTCTAAAGGCTAGGTTTAAAGCAATACTTGTGATTTAGCTAGAGAGTTGGTTTGTACGGTCGGTTGTCTGTTAAAGTTAGCTTATAGTTTGACATATCTATTTATTTCAGGCTCTAATATCTTCTTGGGTTTGTTATATTTACATGATTTTGTCTTCCTAATGTGTAAATTTGCAGGTTTAATGGTGCATTATCACTTGATCTCTCAAATGATCATCCAAATATTCGTATCATCCATCGGAAAGTCGCAATTATATTGGGACAATGGGTTTATGAggttatatatttatttagtttgagattgagtttgaagaaaaataatacaattttggtttttttcttctgtttatcTGGATTTATGGCTTGATAGAGATGATAATGGGTTTTAAGTCTCAAATACAGTAGTTTTAAGGAAAAACTGAAGTTTAGGTTTATATTTTTGCAttgaatagtatttttatttttttctatgaagtttcaggaaagataaatacaacatttaaatttGTGATTAACTTATTTAGTTTTAGTTGGCCAAATTCTTAGACAATTCGCAGTTAATGTAATAGGGTGTTCATGTAAGATGTTAATGATGTTGGGTATTATGGTCTTGCAGCTAAGCTTCTATGGAGGGGTGCTGAGTGTTGGAATGAGTGTTTAAAGCTTTTGGGCGTTGCTGAAGCAGCAGAAGCATCAATGGATTCtgaccagttaagctctggaattTCAGATTTTGATACTCACTTTCAAGGCCTCATAGTTCAGAAAAggtctccttctctctctctctatatatttatataactgcaGTTGTCTCAACTTATTTCTATATTCTATTCCATATTTGTCATTTGTGAAATGTTCTGTTTTAACTAGTGTGAAGTATATGGTTGTTGTTGATGAATGGAATGCACTAGTACATAATGGAAAACTAGGCGAATAAtgcatttacaataatggaaaacattaatctaatatattttaaatttttttgaagtTTTATAAGGTGTTTATATCATTGAGCTGAATAATGAACAAATTATAGACAGATTATGTGTGCATAAATATATTCTATGCAGTGATTATCATTGCTGTTGAGCTTTGATCCTGATggtttttaaatttgaatgctctGTAGGGCTACTATTTTTCCATTATCATTATATTTAGTTTCTCGACCCCAagtttttatctttttgttttcaTTCTGTGTTTTAGAACTACCACAAAAAACCGTCTTTTattaagtttgaaatatttttgttttattcctAGGGCAGGACCTTTTTGGAAAGATAAGTTATATTTTCGAGTATTGGACAATCCATAATTTTTTCTATAACTTACTTTGTTTCATTCATTTTCCTTGAAACTGTTTGATTAATTTACTACAAGAAATTGATAGAATTGATATTTGGTCTAGTGTGTTAATTAAGTGGGGTTCGGGTGGGGAAAGGGTGCGTGTATGTACGTGTGTGATTTAGATAACTGCTTGGTGCATATGTGTTTTTCTGTTTAACTAAGCGTTCAGCTGTAAATTTTGTATAGTCAGTTTTCAAATGTGAAGAGCGTAGAAAGAAGTTCTAGGCCATTTGTAATGCGTGTTCTCAATGATGAGGTGGATGACATTGACAATGCATATGAGGAAGCTCAAGATAGAAGCTCCCTTTCTGCTAATAAGTTTAATTTTAACGACCTTTATGTTAGGTATGCATTTAACTGGCCTTGATTGTTTTCCTTTACTTATATTCAATTTATCAATTCAAGTTTTGCATCCCTATTCTGTCATCAAAAGCTTTATTCAGCTGTTGTGTATTCATGACAGACTTCTATGATATTTCTATGGTATGTGATATCGCATTGATTGTTAGAGATCTCGCTAGTTTCTATTAATACTttgtattttcttgatttatctcTTAGTGATGATGACGACTCTGAGAATGAGTCAGCACTTGAAATTCAGCCATACTTGATGGAAGAAACAGGATTGGTGGAAGGAGGTTTGATGGAGCTAACCAGTGAACATCAGCTTGGGGTCAAGGTCTGTAGCTATCTAGTGGATGATGTTCCGTCTGATGTAGAATTTGTGCATAATTTTTGTTGCAAAGTGTTTAATTATTCAATTAGTATTATGAATAACTAAGGCACATATCTCTTGAAGAGAGTATCTCATACCTTGGCTACATGCTCGAGCTCCAAGGTTTCCCTGCAATTTTTTCTTCTTATTGTGGTCATAGAATTCCATACTTGGTGGATGACAATATTAATTGGCTCAATAAACAGGAGGAGATTAGGAACAAAATTTTTACAATAGAGTCAGATCTGATGAGTGAAAATGAAAAGGTTTCTTCTGCATTTCTTTGAGTTAATAAGTATGGAGAAGCAAGGCGTGAAAATGAGAGAAAGCTTGATACCCAATATCAACGAAAAAGGTAAGACTGCAATTCCTTGGTTAATAATGTTGTATTGTTTTTTTGCCTCCCCTCATTGAAGTGCTCAtgcttttgatattttttttccctGGAATTTTAATGATTTCACATCTCCTTCTTCATTTTTATTGTTTAAGTCAGATTTGGACTTTCTGTTTTCTAATTTTTGGGTCATCATCTGTAGTGCCGAAGCACTTGATAATCACTTGACTGCTATCCAAAGGGACCATGAACTCAGGTCCCAGATAGAAGAAAGGAAAATAAGAAGTGATGCGGCTTATGAAGGggccaaaagaaaagagaaagctcTCCTGGAAGAAAAACTCCGCCAAGAAAAAGCCAAAGCAGAAGCTGAGGTTTGTTGACTTTGCCCAGATTATTCATTTCTTTTGGTAGATGTCTAAAGATGGTTGTCACAGTCCTCTATTATTCTCACATATTCTTCTGATATAATCTTAATGCGCTTTGGTATATTATCTTGGTTTTATGTTGTTGTTAGTAATAAAAGTACTTTCTGATGCAGGCAAAACTCAGAGCTGAAGAAGCAAATAGGGCTGCAATGGAAGCTcagagaagagaagaaaaagaggcTGCTAAAAGGGAGGCCAATGAAGCATCAAGCTAGGCTGTTGTTCAGAAGGAAGCTTTAGGATTGCAAACTAAAGCCAAAACCAAGGAAtctgaatttgaaaaaccaataaattCAGCATCAGCAGGTAATTTGGCTACCAGGCAAATATAGCAACCTTGTACTGATCTATAGATATAATCATTTGCCTTTTTATCTAAAAATCTAGTTTAGCCCTAGTTTTCACAAAGATGAGCTAGGTTTTGGCAATAGTTCATTTTTGACACTCCACTGTATTCCCCTCTGTTTTTTTTCAGTTTATTCATGTTCTCTGTACTCTTTTAAGAATTTTTCTGTTATCTGATGCGTGAAAGGGGCTATTGGTGGTAGGTGACATTACTAAAGCTGCAGAAGCTGCACTAAAGTTGGAGCGTGAAAATTAAAAAAGTTGGAAGACTTGGATGAAGGAAACAAGGCATTAGGATTGAATGTAAATAAGGTTTGCTCTCTATATTGTAAttcatatttatttgaaaattgttAATCTCTATTTGGTAACTAGAAACTAGTATTTTTGTTTGGGATTTTCTTGCAGCATTCTTATAGAGTTTAATTGTTTAAGTATATTAAGCTTTAGTTTATCTTGACAGGAGGTTTCTACTGGTGTGAAAAAGTTATTGAGGGAATCGTCTGGCCAGTACAGCGACTTCAGTATTCTTTCCTCTTTAAATTCTCAGGTAAATCATGTAACTTACTGTTTGTTTAGtaggatatatgtttttatatatatctataatattTTAGGTGAAAATTTATGATCTTTAAGAAAGTGTTAGATGGTACTAGATGCATTAGATCAATCCATATGTGTTGTTTTAGGTTCAGATCACTTCCAGGACTTTTCAACCAGACCCAAAGGGATATCATAGAATGTGAGAACTCTGTCTTCCTAAGAGTTTGTGGCTGCTTAACTAGTGAAATAAGAATTGAAATTTCTTATCATTGATACATTCTGTCTCTAGATGGAAACCAATTAAACCACACTTGCATAAATGAGATCACTTGAATATGCTGTCATTTCTTCGTCGAGGGTTCTATATTTCTCTACTGAGAGTGTGGATGCATGTGTTGGGTCTTTAAAGATTATTTTGCATGTTTTAGAGGTAAACTTATATTACTAACTTTTTAAAGTTAGCCTTTTATTAGCCTATAAATGTAATGTCTGCTTTTATTACCCTTTTCATTCTTCCTTTTTATACACATTACTGTATTGAAGTCATAGGTTGTCTATGATTTTTCATGCTTACGTTTGACACTTCTATCAGATAATAGTACATATTCTTTGATTGCTTGATTGATGCTTTTGAAAGTATAATACAGATATATTTAATAAGAGCTAATAAATTCATTAATGCAACATGGATGACATGAGCTACCACTTTAATAAGTTCTAATCTTCCAATTTTATCAGATACTATATTGTGTAGTGACATAATATATCAAGTGACCGATTACACACATGCACAGGCACACACTAACACCTATACTTGGATTGACTGATAAAATCTTATAATTTCATTACATCCAACATAGAAACCTAGAATTACAActttcatgcatttttaattaatacaagacaatttggttcagtttttttttttttataaaagcccTAGAATTACCACTTTAAGTAATTGCTGGTGTGATTCCATTATTGCACTCGAATATTACAGGTGTGTAGATGTGACTAGAGCTTACAGTGCTCTAAAGACGGAGCTTAACATAAGCTAGATAGCAATAGGCCTTTTGTGGACTACAACTGATTTTATTGCAAAGGGGATTACACATGGACCTGTGGAAGAAAGGGAAACAGGTATATGACAAGTGcacaacaaatggactcacaacaaagacaagtgcacaaaggatgatgaattgaaggatggagcaagtttcatgcatggtttacttttgtgtatcttgtaattttttgttgttcatttttgaagtaaaaaatgttcaagattataaaactttattatgttatgctttcaaacttaagttagaactaagatctcatgaaatagacacattcagtgtttgaattagttattgtttaatgtaatacttatggtttatcaatctattgagaattatattttatgattaattttgattttttttttatcaaaatacaataatgaaaatcttttaattaaaaaaaacttattagtacccttatcacaataaaaaaccttaatatgttatgatttagaaacatattataagcgtaataAATTGTTATGacttatataatataacaaactaaaaatgctatcaaaataatcaaatgtaactgttgaaaagtgttatgcaaaaagtataagattaaacttcaaatttataaccaaatactctaactaaatgttattatttgaatattatagcaactaaaaatgtgttatttaatagtttaagataacatcgaacataacattcgaatactgttatagaaaagacatgacttttaataacatgggctatgttagcattttcagaagcgttatcaatactcccggttagcagtttttaagtgttatgaatactgttttttcttataGTGAATGGTTAGTATATTCGGTCCCGAGCCTTGAGATTTGAAAACTGTAAAACGCCCTTAACTAGttcttaataaaacattcacattttcaatggtttataatagaaagccacttattataaaggtttcagtgggttcttgcttaaaacatgcaaattgggcccaaaagtttaaaaagaaaatatcagttttatgcaaagttctaaaacaaacaaTAGTTTAAGTACCATTGACAATTTTTAAGAAAATctcattaaacataacattattaaaaatggcgtttaaagttgatcgtttctcgtccataggatgccccacgccatacacaccaggaggacggaacttcccacatcaccacgcgtgtcgcagagaaacctatttgctacctggaagggaaagtaagggggtgagctaaaagtccagtaaggaagtacaaacaacaagcaagtaagatactaCAATTTACAAATaatatcattcatctttatacatcataacatcatcataaaattggcatcaatatcataaacataaacataatgccaccatcatatcataaacatcctaacatcataacaaaattataaacatcaccaaacatcataacataatcttaaacatcaccaaacatcataacataatcatgaacaattccttgtgaacatggctcgCTAACTTTTCCATGCCACCCTTTggggtaaacaagagtctctggtccttgaataacctcggcgcatccgcccatggagttacgtcttcatatccttagtaactcgggttatgtCTTCTTTatttagcaacccattttgatgtgacgcgttcatcacgctaacatccattcatatcatacaatattcatacaagccaacatatcatcacattatgacattcataattcataacatttcattcacacaattgtcttaccattcataataaaacattcataaattctatctaacttccttacctcaggtccaagctaagtaaaaccacaacttctcaacgagcctatatcataatcaaaacggcattccttagcTTCAtgtaattactattttgccctctcatataactcatgtgtgcatgggccatgcacacatg is a window of Humulus lupulus chromosome 4, drHumLupu1.1, whole genome shotgun sequence DNA encoding:
- the LOC133829194 gene encoding uncharacterized protein LOC133829194, with product MRVLNDEVDDIDNAYEEAQDRSSLSANKFNFNDLYVSDDDDSENESALEIQPYLMEETGLVEGGLMELTSEHQLGVKEEIRNKIFTIESDLMSENEKVSSAFL